The Saccharomonospora cyanea NA-134 genome includes a region encoding these proteins:
- a CDS encoding FtsK/SpoIIIE domain-containing protein, which produces MSRTSTRRRGREFQAALWLARHPGSVLAPGAVTASGMELGWSTTGGITGAAALGLAGWYRAHPDTFDRYAAPHLRAWRRRWVRYVGPRWRDIVRACELSSTHRKTGEELFPRLLRVRSASPHVETLFVKLVKGQHLRHFEAKLPELTEALKAQRVAVERVKPMVIALIVQRSEPFTEVIDAPEMPETVDAVDFTDIYVGEDEYGNEFRLGPLGQHVFIAGATGAGKNSIPASLLRGMAPALRDGLVRLWICDPKQMEFAALAPVAHRYATATEDCAELVGEYVADMQATQRELSAQGQRKITVCRETPLNVLIADEMGALLAYGDGASARELRKSLALVGSQGRATGHSMLGLVQEPTKDTVPVRELFTVRVCLRVTSASHVDMTLGEGARLRGALADEIPNVPETAGIGYVVRQRTRTPLRVRSAYVSDTEITELVDFVRGTTRLRAVS; this is translated from the coding sequence ATGTCGAGGACATCGACCCGGCGACGGGGCAGGGAGTTTCAGGCGGCGTTGTGGCTGGCCCGGCATCCGGGCAGCGTGCTCGCCCCGGGCGCGGTCACCGCCTCGGGGATGGAGTTGGGCTGGAGCACCACAGGCGGCATCACGGGTGCGGCGGCGCTGGGACTGGCGGGGTGGTATCGCGCGCACCCGGACACCTTCGACCGGTATGCCGCCCCTCATTTGCGGGCGTGGCGGCGGCGGTGGGTCCGATATGTCGGCCCGCGGTGGCGCGACATTGTGAGGGCCTGTGAGCTGTCGAGTACTCACCGCAAGACCGGTGAGGAGTTGTTCCCGCGGCTGCTGCGGGTCCGCTCGGCTTCGCCGCACGTGGAGACGTTGTTCGTCAAGCTGGTCAAGGGCCAGCACTTGCGGCACTTCGAGGCCAAACTTCCGGAGCTGACCGAGGCGCTGAAGGCGCAGCGGGTGGCCGTTGAACGGGTCAAGCCGATGGTGATCGCGCTGATCGTGCAACGCTCGGAGCCGTTCACCGAGGTCATCGACGCCCCGGAGATGCCCGAGACGGTGGACGCGGTGGACTTCACCGACATCTACGTCGGTGAGGACGAGTACGGCAACGAGTTCCGTCTCGGCCCGCTGGGACAGCACGTGTTCATCGCTGGGGCGACCGGGGCGGGCAAGAACTCGATCCCGGCGAGCCTGCTGCGAGGCATGGCGCCCGCGTTGCGGGATGGGCTGGTGCGGTTGTGGATCTGCGATCCCAAGCAGATGGAGTTCGCTGCGCTGGCGCCGGTCGCCCACCGCTACGCCACGGCCACCGAGGACTGTGCGGAGTTGGTGGGCGAGTACGTCGCCGACATGCAGGCCACGCAGCGGGAGCTGTCGGCACAGGGGCAGCGCAAGATCACCGTTTGTCGTGAGACGCCGTTGAACGTGTTGATCGCCGACGAGATGGGTGCGCTGCTGGCTTACGGCGACGGCGCATCGGCGCGGGAGTTGCGGAAGTCGTTGGCGCTGGTCGGCTCGCAAGGGCGCGCCACCGGGCATTCGATGCTCGGTCTGGTGCAGGAGCCGACGAAGGACACGGTTCCGGTGCGGGAGCTGTTCACCGTTCGCGTCTGCCTGCGGGTCACCTCGGCCTCGCACGTGGACATGACCCTCGGCGAGGGGGCGCGGCTGCGGGGCGCTCTGGCCGACGAGATCCCGAATGTTCCGGAGACGGCGGGCATCGGCTACGTGGTGCGTCAGCGCACCCGCACTCCGCTGCGTGTTCGCTCGGCCTACGTCTCCGACACCGAGATCACCGAACTCGTCGACTTCGTTCGTGGCACCACGCGCCTGCGGGCGGTGAGCTGA
- a CDS encoding GntR family transcriptional regulator: MSSAMTGLAAYQRVAEAIRQDIRAGRLKAGDKLPSNRGVADLYDVSLGTAQKALKALEDEGWVLATPSVGVFVSESMPDKNERRSVDLNDVRDELAKLRAAVETLTARVDSLEARSDQN, translated from the coding sequence ATGTCGAGCGCTATGACAGGGCTGGCCGCGTACCAGCGGGTGGCCGAGGCCATCCGGCAGGACATCAGAGCCGGTCGGCTGAAAGCCGGGGACAAGCTACCTAGCAACCGAGGCGTCGCCGATCTGTACGACGTGTCCCTGGGGACGGCGCAGAAGGCATTGAAGGCGTTGGAGGATGAAGGGTGGGTGCTTGCCACCCCATCGGTTGGTGTGTTCGTCAGCGAGTCCATGCCCGACAAGAACGAGCGGCGCTCTGTCGACTTGAACGACGTTCGGGACGAGCTGGCGAAGTTGCGTGCGGCTGTCGAGACGCTGACGGCCCGTGTCGACTCTCTTGAAGCCCGCAGCGACCAGAATTGA
- a CDS encoding response regulator has product MIKVMFADDEELVRSGLRAMVAPASDIEVAGEAADGRTAVEAVRRFHPDVALLDIRMRTPDDGIRALRAIQTLPNPPVVAMLTTFDIDEYVSLALRFGANGFLLKDIEPAVLVRAIRDLARGGAVLDPSVAARMVNAHRDGQRASAPARELIASLSEREREVVTLIGQGLSNAEIGGRLHLSEATVKGYVSAVLSKIGAANRVQAALLAYRGGLVD; this is encoded by the coding sequence TTGATCAAGGTGATGTTCGCCGACGACGAAGAGCTGGTCCGGTCGGGGCTTCGTGCCATGGTGGCCCCCGCTTCGGACATCGAGGTCGCAGGCGAGGCAGCGGACGGCAGAACCGCGGTGGAGGCCGTGCGGCGCTTCCACCCCGACGTGGCCCTTCTCGACATTCGCATGCGCACCCCTGACGACGGCATTCGAGCTTTGCGTGCGATCCAGACGTTGCCCAACCCGCCCGTGGTGGCGATGCTGACGACGTTCGACATCGACGAGTACGTGAGTCTGGCGTTGCGGTTCGGTGCGAACGGGTTCCTGCTGAAGGACATCGAACCCGCCGTTCTGGTGCGTGCCATCCGCGACCTCGCGCGGGGCGGTGCGGTGCTCGACCCGAGCGTGGCGGCGCGCATGGTCAACGCTCATCGCGACGGGCAGCGCGCGTCAGCGCCCGCGCGCGAGCTGATCGCCTCCTTGTCGGAGCGAGAACGCGAAGTGGTGACACTCATCGGACAGGGACTGTCCAACGCCGAGATCGGCGGACGGCTGCACCTGTCCGAGGCCACGGTGAAGGGATACGTCTCGGCTGTGCTGTCCAAGATCGGTGCGGCCAACCGGGTGCAGGCCGCCCTGCTCGCCTATCGAGGCGGCCTCGTGGACTGA
- a CDS encoding tyrosine-type recombinase/integrase → MADIDDRWHRRGPDGKLERTDRYGVGARWLVRWRDPEGRQRKKSFKRKAEAENFAASLEHGLRSGSYIAPDAGRVRVGEWAQRWLDAQRHLAPSTVERYRGVVQTHIVPRWGNVYLSSVTHADVQAWVSGLVEDLAATSVAKVHRVFSLMMAWAVRDARLARNPAEGVKLPRPALPDHRYLDHDQVARLAERCGDHGVVVRFLAYTGLRWGELAALRVGRVDLRRRRVQVVESVTEVNGSLVWGTPKTHERRSVPIPRFLVDQLRPRVEGRPDDALVFPSPRGEVLRVRNFRRRVFDAAVREVGPEGFHPHELRHTAASLAIASGADVKIVQQMLGHKTATMTLDLYGHLFPDRLDEIADRMDQAVCAPNVPHD, encoded by the coding sequence GTGGCGGACATCGACGATCGTTGGCATCGGCGCGGTCCGGACGGCAAGCTCGAACGGACCGACCGCTACGGCGTGGGCGCGCGGTGGCTGGTGCGGTGGCGTGACCCCGAGGGTAGGCAGCGTAAGAAGAGCTTCAAGCGCAAGGCCGAGGCCGAGAACTTCGCTGCCAGCCTGGAACACGGTTTGCGTTCCGGCTCCTACATCGCCCCTGATGCGGGGCGCGTTCGAGTAGGTGAGTGGGCGCAACGGTGGCTTGATGCTCAGCGGCATCTCGCGCCGTCCACGGTCGAGCGGTACCGGGGCGTGGTTCAGACGCACATCGTGCCGCGCTGGGGCAATGTCTACCTGTCGTCGGTGACGCACGCGGACGTGCAGGCGTGGGTGTCTGGGCTCGTCGAGGACCTGGCAGCGACATCGGTGGCGAAGGTGCACCGGGTGTTCTCGCTGATGATGGCGTGGGCGGTGCGTGATGCTCGACTGGCGCGAAATCCTGCCGAGGGTGTGAAGCTGCCCCGGCCGGCACTTCCGGACCATCGGTATCTGGATCACGACCAGGTGGCGCGGCTTGCTGAGCGCTGTGGTGACCACGGCGTCGTCGTGCGCTTCCTCGCCTACACGGGCCTTCGCTGGGGTGAGCTGGCGGCGCTTCGGGTCGGTCGGGTGGACCTTCGGCGTCGGCGGGTGCAGGTGGTCGAGTCGGTCACCGAGGTCAACGGGTCGTTGGTGTGGGGTACGCCGAAGACGCACGAGCGGCGCTCGGTGCCGATTCCGCGGTTCCTCGTCGACCAGCTGCGGCCGAGGGTCGAGGGACGTCCAGACGATGCGCTGGTGTTCCCGTCGCCTCGGGGCGAGGTCCTGAGGGTCCGCAACTTTCGTCGGCGTGTGTTCGACGCTGCGGTCCGCGAGGTCGGGCCTGAGGGGTTCCACCCGCACGAGCTGCGGCACACCGCGGCGTCATTGGCGATCGCGTCTGGGGCTGATGTGAAGATCGTGCAACAGATGTTGGGGCACAAGACCGCGACGATGACGCTCGATCTCTACGGGCACCTGTTCCCGGACCGTTTGGACGAGATCGCCGACCGCATGGACCAGGCCGTGTGTGCCCCGAATGTGCCCCACGACTGA
- a CDS encoding NUDIX hydrolase has translation MADEDDAERWVVHGERSVYESDWVRVGLADISVPSGSRFEHHTVWFPPAAMAVVFDDAREHVLLSWRHRFAPDVWNWELPGGIVEEGEDPAVTVAREVEEETGFRPRQTRHLVTFEPAVGMLRNPHYVYAVDGVEQVGDPTELDEGRFRWVPYAKVPELIRTGQVLNSGALVALLYVLALDGKS, from the coding sequence GTGGCAGACGAGGATGATGCGGAACGATGGGTCGTTCATGGTGAGCGGTCTGTCTATGAGAGCGACTGGGTGAGAGTTGGGCTGGCGGACATCTCGGTTCCGTCGGGTAGCCGGTTCGAGCATCACACGGTTTGGTTTCCGCCCGCCGCTATGGCTGTGGTGTTCGATGACGCTCGCGAGCATGTGTTGCTGAGCTGGCGTCACCGGTTCGCCCCTGATGTCTGGAACTGGGAGCTTCCTGGCGGGATCGTTGAAGAGGGCGAGGACCCCGCCGTCACGGTTGCGCGGGAGGTCGAAGAGGAAACCGGCTTCCGCCCTCGACAGACTCGACACCTGGTGACCTTCGAACCTGCTGTTGGCATGCTGCGTAATCCGCACTACGTCTATGCCGTGGATGGGGTCGAACAGGTCGGCGACCCTACGGAGCTGGATGAGGGGCGTTTCCGCTGGGTCCCGTATGCGAAGGTCCCAGAGCTGATCCGGACTGGGCAGGTGCTCAACTCGGGCGCGCTCGTCGCGCTGCTCTACGTGCTTGCTCTCGACGGCAAGTCATAG
- a CDS encoding replication initiator: MLTLEDRLAARLRAADYKTWRDKVTAVNGCARPIRLLGSHQLRDADTGAVVHHYGGSIFAPCGNRRETVCPACSDRYAADAFHLIRAGLCGGDKGVPEAVTEHPRVFVTLTAPSFGKVHTRRVSRRGRVMPCGCGQSHHREDDPRLGTPLDPGAYDYEAAVLWQAHAGKLWHRFTVRLRRELAARAGLRVRDFADHARLSYSKVAEYQRRGLVHFHALVRVDGSDGPTDRAPSWATTSMLADAITAAAGGVVVTTIRPDGSRLPLMWGDQLDIRPVEHNDAEDSEGIGERALAGYIAKYATKGTGTVDGADRPLRSELDIDHLRISEHHRRMIRTCWELGGLKVYAELNLRRWAHMLGFRGHFLTKSRAYSTTFKQIRADRRAFRLAEALDRLGLDPEGVLVVNDWAFTGSGYRNDAERELALGIAERLRTQRQHKYRKEHTR, from the coding sequence GTGCTGACGCTGGAAGACCGTCTTGCCGCTCGACTACGGGCGGCCGACTACAAAACCTGGCGCGACAAAGTCACCGCCGTGAACGGCTGCGCCCGGCCGATCCGGCTGCTCGGCTCCCACCAGCTCCGCGACGCCGACACCGGGGCGGTGGTGCACCACTACGGGGGCAGCATCTTCGCCCCGTGCGGCAACCGGCGTGAAACCGTGTGCCCGGCCTGCTCCGACCGCTACGCCGCCGACGCCTTCCACCTCATCCGTGCGGGCCTGTGCGGCGGCGACAAAGGCGTTCCCGAGGCCGTGACCGAGCATCCTCGGGTGTTCGTCACCCTCACCGCCCCCTCCTTCGGCAAGGTCCATACCCGGCGGGTGTCGCGTCGGGGTCGGGTGATGCCCTGCGGCTGCGGCCAGTCCCACCACCGCGAGGACGACCCCCGCCTCGGCACCCCCCTCGACCCCGGCGCTTACGACTACGAAGCCGCGGTGCTCTGGCAAGCCCACGCCGGAAAGCTCTGGCACCGCTTCACCGTGCGTTTGCGGCGTGAGCTCGCCGCCCGCGCCGGGCTACGGGTCCGGGACTTCGCCGACCATGCCCGGCTCTCGTACAGCAAGGTCGCCGAGTACCAACGGCGCGGGCTCGTGCACTTCCACGCCCTGGTCCGCGTCGACGGGTCGGACGGTCCCACCGACCGGGCTCCGTCCTGGGCCACCACGAGCATGCTTGCCGACGCCATCACCGCCGCGGCCGGGGGCGTGGTCGTGACCACCATCCGTCCAGACGGTTCCCGGCTGCCGCTGATGTGGGGTGATCAGCTCGACATCCGCCCCGTCGAACACAACGACGCCGAAGACAGTGAGGGGATCGGGGAACGGGCGTTGGCGGGCTATATCGCCAAGTACGCCACCAAAGGCACCGGCACCGTCGACGGCGCCGACCGCCCCCTCCGCTCCGAGCTCGACATCGACCACCTGCGCATCTCCGAGCACCACCGGCGCATGATCCGCACCTGCTGGGAGCTCGGCGGCCTGAAGGTCTACGCGGAGCTGAACCTACGCAGGTGGGCGCACATGCTCGGCTTCCGCGGCCACTTCCTCACCAAGAGTCGCGCCTACTCCACCACCTTCAAGCAGATTCGCGCCGACCGACGCGCCTTCCGCCTGGCCGAAGCCCTCGATCGGCTCGGCCTCGACCCCGAGGGCGTGCTGGTGGTCAACGACTGGGCGTTCACCGGCTCCGGCTACCGCAACGACGCCGAACGCGAACTCGCCCTCGGCATCGCCGAACGACTCCGCACCCAACGCCAACACAAATACCGAAAGGAGCACACCCGATGA
- a CDS encoding DeoR/GlpR family DNA-binding transcription regulator, with the protein MLARQRQAVILEETRRTGAVRVSDLVSRLGVSDMTIRRDLDVLAGRGLVEKVYGGATTVTRPDGAWPDVCAETRARYEAIAAEAARRVRPGQAIGLSSSAVTNVLARALDSVPNLTVVTNSLTVADIAAASTQPDRVVVLTGGVRGGSDVLVGPLAVQSLRGLHLDMVFLGVHGMCGRAGFTVPNLTESEADRALVEAGRSLVVLADHTRWAAVGISTVASLSEADVLISDEGLAENAREVLAAHVGELVIVPVRSGDRP; encoded by the coding sequence GTGCTGGCGCGACAACGACAGGCGGTCATTCTTGAGGAGACCCGACGCACCGGTGCGGTTCGGGTGAGTGACCTCGTGAGCAGGCTGGGTGTCTCGGACATGACCATCCGGCGGGATCTCGACGTGCTCGCCGGCAGAGGGCTGGTCGAGAAGGTGTACGGCGGAGCCACCACGGTGACACGCCCTGACGGCGCCTGGCCGGACGTCTGCGCGGAAACCCGCGCACGGTACGAGGCCATCGCGGCCGAAGCGGCTCGCCGTGTCAGACCCGGCCAAGCCATCGGGCTGTCGTCCAGCGCGGTGACGAACGTCCTCGCCCGGGCGCTCGACTCCGTGCCGAACCTGACGGTGGTCACGAACTCCCTCACGGTCGCCGACATCGCTGCGGCCTCCACCCAGCCGGATCGGGTGGTGGTGCTTACCGGGGGAGTGCGCGGCGGATCGGACGTGCTCGTGGGCCCGCTCGCCGTGCAAAGCCTGCGCGGCCTGCACCTCGACATGGTGTTCCTCGGGGTGCACGGGATGTGTGGCCGGGCTGGGTTCACGGTCCCGAACCTCACCGAGAGCGAAGCCGATCGCGCACTGGTGGAGGCCGGCCGGAGTCTGGTCGTTCTCGCCGACCACACGCGATGGGCTGCGGTGGGTATCTCGACGGTGGCGTCGTTGTCCGAGGCGGACGTGCTGATCAGCGACGAGGGACTTGCCGAGAACGCGCGTGAGGTGCTGGCCGCCCACGTGGGTGAACTCGTGATCGTCCCCGTACGGAGCGGGGATCGACCATGA
- a CDS encoding tetratricopeptide repeat protein: MTDDELTPIARARLKQGWSKAEVCRRLRDARLKRGIRPPTPASLKRMYVEWERGTTQVTDWRDEFCEVFQLTTAELGFVELMPDPLTSAAVDPLELRSISHDLVLLLEAQTDHYRQLDRQLGAALIPQTSAHTQTMADLLQQSLPGTGRPALARALAEAAALAGWQSLDSGNPREAWRMHELAKSAAREGEDPAVLAHVSAQQAYALLDSGREADAAQLAEHSRRTAGSKVPPRLRAWLCAAEAEFRAAVGDTPGTQRLLDEAADLMPGGDADPELPFLFLNSAHLARWRGNCLARLGSLEAVHDLSSALAGIPEGTFARAEAGLRVDLAQALLTRGDLAEAAQHIARAEQLATQTGSARQRTRIAQLRGRL; this comes from the coding sequence GTGACCGACGATGAACTGACGCCGATAGCGCGGGCACGGCTGAAGCAGGGATGGAGCAAGGCTGAAGTCTGCCGTCGCCTACGTGACGCGCGGCTGAAGCGCGGGATACGCCCACCCACTCCGGCCAGCTTGAAACGGATGTACGTCGAATGGGAACGCGGCACCACGCAGGTCACTGACTGGCGAGACGAGTTCTGTGAGGTCTTCCAACTGACCACGGCCGAACTCGGGTTCGTCGAGCTCATGCCCGATCCCTTGACGTCGGCCGCGGTCGATCCGTTGGAACTCCGGTCGATCAGCCATGACCTGGTGCTGTTGTTGGAAGCCCAGACGGACCACTACCGCCAGCTTGACCGGCAGCTCGGGGCCGCTCTGATTCCCCAGACTTCAGCGCACACACAGACCATGGCGGACCTGCTTCAGCAGTCGCTACCCGGAACCGGCCGACCTGCCTTAGCGCGTGCACTCGCCGAAGCAGCCGCGCTAGCCGGTTGGCAGTCGCTTGACTCCGGCAATCCGCGCGAGGCGTGGCGTATGCACGAGCTTGCGAAGTCCGCTGCGAGAGAGGGAGAGGACCCGGCCGTCCTCGCGCACGTCAGCGCCCAGCAGGCATACGCCTTGCTCGACTCGGGTCGAGAGGCCGACGCCGCCCAACTCGCCGAACATTCCCGGCGAACTGCCGGATCGAAGGTTCCGCCACGACTTCGAGCGTGGCTCTGTGCGGCTGAAGCCGAGTTCCGCGCAGCCGTAGGCGATACTCCCGGAACCCAGCGGCTCCTTGACGAAGCGGCCGACCTCATGCCCGGGGGAGACGCGGACCCGGAACTGCCTTTCCTCTTCCTGAACTCGGCTCACCTCGCACGATGGCGAGGGAACTGCCTAGCACGTCTCGGATCGCTCGAAGCTGTGCACGACCTCAGCTCGGCACTTGCTGGCATCCCAGAAGGCACCTTCGCCCGCGCCGAGGCAGGCCTACGAGTCGACCTCGCGCAGGCGCTTCTCACGAGAGGCGACCTTGCCGAAGCGGCACAGCACATTGCCCGCGCCGAGCAGTTGGCGACGCAGACCGGCTCCGCCCGGCAACGCACGAGGATCGCCCAACTCCGGGGTCGGCTATGA
- a CDS encoding response regulator transcription factor codes for MRILVVDDDRAVRESLRRSLEFNGYQVDLAGDGAQALEKVATDRPDAMVLDVMMPRLDGLEVARRLRGIGDDLPILVLTARDAVSDRVAGLDAGADDYLPKPFALEELLARLRALLRRAGQDDGEGESEVLTFADLTLNPNTREVTRGGRQISLTRTEFSLLELFMTHPKHVLPRSRILEEVWGYDFPTSGNALEVYVGYLRRKTEAGDEPRLIHTVRGVGYVLRETPP; via the coding sequence ATGCGCATTCTCGTTGTGGACGACGACCGGGCCGTACGGGAGTCGCTGCGGCGCTCGCTGGAGTTCAACGGCTACCAGGTGGACCTTGCCGGTGACGGCGCGCAGGCACTGGAGAAGGTGGCCACCGATCGTCCCGACGCCATGGTTCTCGACGTCATGATGCCGCGCCTCGACGGTTTGGAGGTCGCGCGGCGGCTGCGCGGGATCGGTGACGATCTGCCGATCCTCGTGCTCACCGCGCGGGACGCGGTGTCCGACCGCGTGGCCGGACTTGACGCCGGGGCCGACGACTACCTGCCGAAACCGTTCGCGCTGGAGGAACTGCTCGCCCGCCTGCGTGCCTTGTTGCGGAGGGCGGGCCAGGACGACGGGGAAGGTGAGAGCGAGGTCCTCACGTTCGCCGACCTCACTCTGAACCCGAACACCCGGGAGGTGACCCGAGGCGGACGGCAGATCAGCCTCACGCGCACCGAGTTCTCGCTACTCGAACTGTTCATGACACACCCGAAACACGTGCTGCCCCGCAGTCGCATCCTCGAGGAGGTGTGGGGCTACGACTTCCCGACCTCCGGTAACGCGCTCGAGGTCTATGTCGGGTACCTGCGGCGCAAGACCGAGGCGGGTGACGAGCCGCGGCTGATCCACACGGTGCGTGGCGTCGGCTACGTGCTGCGGGAGACACCACCGTGA
- the galT gene encoding galactose-1-phosphate uridylyltransferase has translation MNKTVRRLSDGRRITYYDEGERPRPRTAVDTRELPEVTAVSEVRRDPLTGELVVIAAHRQTRTYKPAVDLCPLCPSVPGSPTEVPEADYDVVVFDNRFPAFSGGTGHADVVCFTSDHHSSFAELEPRRVRTVLEALADRTAELSVQEGVELVFPFENRGEEIGVTLHHPHGQIYAYPFVPPRTERMLAAARAHHDERGTPLLGDVLASERADRRRIVAEGRHWTAFVPPAAKWPVQVLVVPHRQVPDLVELTTAEREDFAAVYLSLLRGCDALYHRPLPYVAGWHQAPVHHDRDLAWLHLELFSVRRAEDKLKYLAGSESGMAVWINDSTPERIAERLRAAQRPTRTTPTG, from the coding sequence ATGAACAAGACAGTGCGTCGCCTCTCCGATGGCCGCCGGATCACCTACTACGACGAGGGAGAGCGGCCCCGCCCACGGACGGCGGTGGACACTCGGGAACTCCCCGAGGTCACCGCGGTGTCCGAGGTCCGCCGCGATCCGCTTACCGGAGAGTTGGTGGTCATCGCCGCTCATCGCCAGACCCGCACGTACAAACCGGCTGTCGACCTGTGCCCACTGTGTCCGAGCGTGCCGGGCAGCCCGACCGAGGTACCCGAAGCCGACTACGACGTGGTGGTGTTCGACAACCGGTTCCCGGCCTTCTCGGGTGGGACCGGACACGCCGACGTGGTGTGTTTCACCAGTGACCACCACAGTTCGTTCGCCGAACTCGAACCGCGCCGTGTGCGTACGGTGCTGGAGGCGCTGGCCGACCGTACGGCCGAGCTGTCGGTGCAGGAGGGCGTCGAACTGGTCTTCCCCTTCGAGAACCGCGGGGAGGAGATCGGTGTGACGCTGCACCATCCTCACGGCCAGATCTACGCCTATCCATTCGTGCCACCGCGGACGGAGCGCATGCTCGCCGCCGCACGCGCTCACCATGACGAACGGGGCACACCCCTGCTCGGCGACGTGCTGGCGTCGGAGAGGGCCGACCGACGACGCATTGTCGCGGAGGGGCGGCACTGGACGGCGTTCGTGCCGCCCGCGGCGAAGTGGCCGGTGCAGGTGCTCGTTGTGCCACACCGTCAAGTGCCCGACCTCGTCGAGCTGACCACTGCGGAGCGTGAGGACTTCGCCGCGGTCTACCTCTCGTTGTTGCGCGGCTGCGACGCTCTGTACCACCGGCCGTTGCCGTACGTGGCCGGGTGGCACCAGGCGCCCGTCCACCACGACCGTGACCTGGCATGGTTGCACCTCGAACTGTTCTCGGTGCGCAGGGCGGAGGACAAACTCAAGTACCTCGCGGGCTCGGAGTCCGGAATGGCCGTGTGGATCAACGACAGTACGCCGGAGCGGATCGCGGAGCGGCTGCGCGCCGCCCAGCGGCCAACTCGCACCACTCCCACAGGTTGA
- a CDS encoding sensor histidine kinase: MVPQETGTDQKPVRRRFSLRARVSLLAAVCVGCTVALVSLGAYVTVHRNLYAEFDENLINRAQAAVESPSVQTRLQSVPGAFLVSSDIHIGLLTARGELIYPRAGTPPPWGRSELAVATGSDASSLRTDEATDMRVIALPAGNGVAMVLAQSLAPTKRTLGELALVLLFFGGAGILVAAAAGTAVARAGLRPVERLTSATERVTRTMDLRPIPVSGDDELARLTQSFNTMLDAVAESRDRQRRLVADAGHELRTPLTSLRTNFELLLAASRAGAPALSERDRADIEADIRGQLDEVTQLIGDLTELSREDSATDVTERVELVEVIERALDRARRRAGSIEFDTALQPWVLTGDSHALERAVLNLLDNAVKFSPQGSVVHVVLRPLGDGTAVVEVADSGPGIAPEDLPRVFDRFYRSSEARTLPGSGLGLAIVKQAAERHGGTAYANNKPDGGALMAIRLPGIPG, encoded by the coding sequence ATGGTTCCCCAGGAAACAGGCACCGATCAGAAGCCCGTGCGCAGGCGGTTCTCCCTGAGAGCGCGCGTGTCGCTCCTGGCGGCTGTCTGCGTGGGCTGCACGGTGGCGTTGGTATCACTTGGCGCCTACGTCACCGTGCACCGCAACCTGTATGCGGAGTTCGACGAGAACCTGATCAACCGTGCGCAGGCGGCCGTGGAGAGCCCGTCGGTCCAGACTCGTCTGCAGTCCGTGCCGGGCGCGTTCCTGGTGAGCAGTGACATCCACATCGGTTTGCTCACGGCGCGTGGCGAACTCATCTACCCGCGTGCGGGCACACCGCCTCCGTGGGGCAGGAGTGAACTCGCCGTGGCCACCGGCTCCGACGCGTCGTCTCTCCGTACGGACGAGGCCACCGACATGCGCGTCATCGCGCTCCCCGCAGGCAACGGCGTCGCCATGGTGCTCGCGCAGTCGCTCGCGCCCACGAAACGAACCCTGGGCGAGTTGGCTCTGGTGCTGTTGTTCTTCGGTGGCGCGGGGATCCTGGTGGCCGCGGCCGCGGGCACGGCGGTGGCGCGAGCGGGTCTCCGGCCGGTGGAGCGGTTGACGTCGGCCACCGAGCGTGTCACTCGCACGATGGATCTGCGGCCGATACCCGTCAGCGGAGACGACGAGCTCGCTCGCCTGACCCAGAGTTTCAACACCATGCTGGACGCGGTGGCGGAATCACGGGATCGGCAGCGTCGCCTGGTCGCCGATGCTGGACACGAACTGCGAACACCGCTGACGTCGTTGCGGACGAATTTCGAGCTGCTCCTCGCGGCGAGCCGGGCGGGGGCGCCGGCGCTGTCCGAACGTGACCGCGCGGACATCGAAGCCGACATCCGGGGCCAACTGGACGAGGTGACCCAGCTGATCGGTGACCTCACCGAGTTGTCGCGCGAGGACAGCGCCACGGACGTCACCGAGCGCGTGGAGCTGGTCGAGGTGATCGAACGTGCGCTGGACCGGGCGCGGCGGCGGGCGGGAAGCATCGAATTCGACACCGCCCTCCAGCCGTGGGTGCTCACCGGCGACTCCCACGCTCTCGAACGCGCTGTGCTGAACCTCCTGGACAACGCCGTGAAGTTCTCGCCGCAGGGCTCGGTCGTCCACGTGGTGTTGCGCCCGCTCGGGGACGGCACAGCGGTGGTGGAGGTGGCCGACTCGGGTCCCGGCATCGCACCGGAGGACCTGCCCCGGGTTTTCGATCGCTTCTACCGGTCGTCGGAAGCGCGCACTCTGCCCGGGTCCGGCCTCGGCCTGGCGATCGTCAAGCAGGCCGCCGAGCGCCACGGCGGCACGGCATACGCCAACAACAAGCCCGACGGCGGGGCTCTCATGGCCATCAGGCTCCCCGGAATCCCAGGCTGA
- a CDS encoding helix-turn-helix transcriptional regulator — translation MSTKLWTIHDLADYLGVPINTLYQWRTKGYGPQGRRIGKYVRYRPEDVETWVEQQGEC, via the coding sequence ATGAGCACGAAACTCTGGACCATCCACGACCTCGCCGACTACCTCGGCGTCCCCATCAACACCCTCTACCAATGGCGCACCAAAGGCTACGGGCCCCAAGGCCGGCGCATCGGCAAGTACGTCCGCTACCGCCCCGAGGACGTCGAAACCTGGGTCGAACAGCAGGGGGAGTGCTGA